TGAACACGATGGTCGTGATCCTCAACATCATGTATTCACGAGGTGGAGGCGCTGGAGTTGCCGTAGTAACTGCAGAATCTACATAAGCTCCTAAGCGTAGCATTTGGATAACAACTTCTTCTACTGCCTTCTGGTGGTTTATTGTGCCCAACTCAAAAATAGTTTCTACTATACGAATCATTGTTCCAGACATATTTTCCTCCACTGTGATAAATCAGAATGAACAATCCATGATTTAGATTGTTTTAATTATACACTACTAGATATATATTTGTCAACCCAACCCCAAAGCCCAGTATTTAAGCTATATTTTTAAACCTCTCAATCATCTGTTTGGGATCAGTGCTTTCAAATATAGCCGAACCTACCACCGCAGAGTCTACGCCTAGTTCCTTGAGCTTAGATATATTTTCCAAATTAATTCCCCCGTCAACTTCTATGTTCACATTCGGCATTACTTGTTTTAAAGTTTTTATTTTTTCTAAAACCGATTCATTAAATTCTTGCCCTTGGTAACCCGCTTCAACGCTTAAAAATAAAACTCGGCCAGCCGATTGAACCATATCGGCATACGGCGCCCACGGAGTTTCTACTTTAAAAGCCAAAACTATTTCCTTATCTGTGGCAGACCTCGGAGGTTTGCCACTCTTTAAAGATTCTACCTGAACCACGAAACGGCTCGCTGGACTTGCCTGCCATTTTTCAATTTCTGCTATAGGATCAGCTACCATCAAATGAACCTCTATTTTTGATTTTAAATTTAAACCCGAAAGATCGCTGGGATTATTCCAAGTTTCTACGGGCGTAAAAAAACCATCCGAAATATCCAGTTGAATATATTCGGTTAAACTATCTACCAACTTTATCTTCTTTTCAACTTCTAGCCATTCTTTTTCTAATATTGCAGGAATTATATTCATACTATTTAAAATTCTCTTCTTCTTTCTTTTCTATTTTATCTACCCTTCTAATATACTTTTCTTCGTTAATAAACCTAGTTACCAAAAACGCCTTCAAAATCCTTTCAGCCAAACTAAAGTCAGTTTGATCGGCCGATAATACTAAAACATTTAAATTGTCATTTTCACGACCATGTTTAGCAAACCATTCGTCAACCGCCAAACCCGCTCGAATGTTTTTGATTTTGTTAGCCGCCACCACCATGCCTAAACCCGAGCCACATATCATAACACCAAAATTTTCTTTTACATTCTCGGCAACTCTCTCGGCAACTTTAAAAGCAAAATCCGGATAATCATCTTCCGGATCAAATTTATGATTGCCTAAATCTTTAAACGGAATTTTCGCCGCAGTTAAATAACCTTTCAAATATTCTTTTAAATTGTAGCCTCGATGATCTGAACCAATATAAATCATATTAAGATTCTAGCATATTTAACATATCCTAATAAAAAATATGTTAACAATTTCCATACGATCGTATAATGTTTGTTAACATAAAAATGTAAATAAAATTAAATAGTTTCTAAACTACCTAGTTTATTGATACTAACAATTTGAACCTTATTCTTTAACTTCAAGTTATCCAATAATACTATAAAACCTTCAGGCAAAGGTCTATAACCCATCCAGACACTTTTTTGTAATTGTCTATATCCGCAAGCGATTAACTCAAGTCGAACCAAATCACGTTTTTTCCTTTCCAACTCTGGAATATCAAACATTACCAGCCTGGCCACACCATCTTCCTTTGGCAAACCAAGATCAACCACATTAAACGAATCTCTGCCTTGTTGGGTTATTGACCATAGTGACTTTTTGCGTGAACCCGTCCTACTAACCAATCCTTGTTTTTTTAGGCGGGAAAGTATAACGGAGAAAGTTCGGGAAGAAAATTCATAACCTGTTGGCAACCCCAAAACTTGCCGCCATATTTTGCCTTCGATGCGACTTTTAGGAAATATTGCTTCAAGAGTCAGCTCACCAGCTTCTTGAAACTTTTCCAATATGAGATGCGTTAAAGATGTTTTTCTTTCTGACATAAGCCCTAATTAGATGTAAACCCTACTTGGTCTTGATATTTTGATGTTATCTTTATGTTAACACTTATTTCACGATCGTTGAATAGTTGTTAACATAAAGTAATAGTAATAAATAATGGAGGAAAGAGGAGTGCCTAAGGCAAAATATAAACAGACAAGTGAACGTTTTGAGAAAATAAAAATCCCGCTAGTGAATTTCCGATTTGCATCTATTAAATAAAATAAACCACTTGTCCACTTTTAAGGCGATCACATTAAAAGTGGATTTATTAAACTTTATTAAACACCGAGTGTTCATTAAAAAAGCCCCCGACTTTCGCCGAGAGCCGTATCGAGATTGAACATTGATAGTTATTAAAAAAGCGCTACGACTTTTTTGTCGCAACGCCTTATATCACAAATCAAGTGAAAAACTCTTGGATTTCTTCTTTGATGCCTTTCTCTTTCAACCAACGGCGGAAGAGAGGTAATGGTCCAAACCGTAGAGGATATCCTCCTTGATAATTTTCCCTGTTGCCTTGAATCTTAGCGAATCCAAAATGTTCAGTACTAGGTTCGCAAAACAAGGTGTATCCTGCGCATGTTGCTTTCTTTTTCATACCACATACCTCCTATGGTTTTCCAAACCATGCATCTGGATCCAGCATGCGGTTGGTCATCATATTACTGTAACTAGCACGACCACTAGCTACCTGTGCACGCTCTTCCGGGGACATCTCATTTTCCACTTTGGCCCAAGCAGCATGCACAGAGCAGAGTTCCACAGGCTCAAAATTCTTATTGAGCTTGCAACCGCAAGTAGACACATACACACTCCGTTTCACATCAACCTCCTTGATTTAGGTCAGATTTGCCGTCGAACGTATTGTGGCATGAAAACCGCCATCACCCCGATCACTATTGGGATGAAGTAGACCACCCACGCTTCCCAGGGCGAATGACCCATCGCGGTATTCAGAGCTATGATTACCGCGATAGCAGTTTCTTCAGACCGTCCCTGCACCACCAGCAACCTGTCGGCGCAGATGATGTAGATTTGGACGATCATGAGTAACGCTCCGAGAATCCGAGCGTAGGTTCTCATTTTTTCACCTCCTTCTTTGGGGACTAGTTGTTAGGGTACCATCCTTTTTTGATGTCTACATCATAGCATATCGCCCCATATATTGTCAATAGCGAGTATCAAACAGCTAAAAAACGGCCTAAATAAGCCGTTTTTTAAAAGATACTAAACTGGCTATAGCAGACCCTTTAAATTCAAAATATGTTTTATCAAACTACCACAATAGCCCCATTCGTTGTCGTACCAAGCCAGAACTTTAACCATATCGCCACCCACAACTTTGGTGTGAGTTAAATCGGCGATGGAGGCGTGAGGGTTTTTGATTATGTCAGACGAGACTAACGGCTCTTCGCTAACCGTAAAAATTCCCTGCCATTTTGGTTGCTTGGCGGCTTTGCGTAAAATATCGTTAATTTCCTCAACTGTTGTTCGGCGTCCTGCTACAAAAGTTAAGTCGGCCAGTGAGCCAACTATAACTGGCACACGAACTGCTATGGCTTCGAAAATATCTTTAAGCCATGGTTGCGAACGTATAACCGCATCAGCCGCGCCGGTGTGCGATGGCACAATATTTTGCGCGGCGGCTCTGCCACGTAAAAAATCTTTTCCGCCCCCCGGCCCATCCACTAAACTTTGGCTGGCCGTATAAGCGTGAGCGGTATTTAGCATCGCTTTTCTAATTCCGGGATTGACTTGCAAAATATCTAAAACCGGTACAACAGCGTTTGTAGTGCACGAAGCGTCCGAAGTTATCCGGTTCAACTCACGAGTCAATTTATCGTTATTAGAACCTGCCAAAATATGTGGCGTATTGGCGTCGGCTGGAGAAGTTATAACAACTCTTTTTGCCCCAGCATCTAAATGTGCCTTAGCTTTTTCCGAAGTATTAAAAACTCCAGTCGATTCCACCACAATATCTATATTTAAATCCTGCCAAGGTAATTTTGCCGGATCCTTTTCGCTAAAAACAAAAATATTATGGCTATCTACCACCAATTGATTACTACGAACATCAACAGTTTTTTCATATTCCCCATAAATAGTATCTCGGCGCAAAAGATAGGCTAAATTTTTTATATCACCCAGATCGTTTATGGCCACAATTTCTATTTCGGAATTATTAAAAGCCTGGCGAAAAAAACTTCGCCCTATTCTGCCAAAGCCATTTATAGCAAGCCTCATGCTGTAATTATACCCTAATGGTTCCTGTTGAGGTAATCAACAGCCGACAATAGAGCGGATACTCCCTGCCCCGCCGCAATAACTATCTGCTTATAGGGAATATTGGTTACGTCTCCCGCGGCAAATAGACCAGCAATATTAGTTTCGCCACGCAAGTTAACTTTTATTTGTTTAGTTTCATCTAATTCCACACCCGAAACAAATGAACTATTTGGTATTTGGCCAATATGCACAAAAATACCCTTAACTTCTATTTTTTTAGTCTCACCCGATTTATTTTTATATTCTAGGGCACTTACAAAACTGTCTCCTAAAACAGCCGAGGTCATAGCTTCGTAAACGATTTCTATTTTAGAGTTTTTAGAAACTTTGTCTATTAAGACCTGTTCTCCTTTAAAATATGAATTTTTATTTATAAGATAAACCTGGCTGGCAATTTCCGAAAGCATTATGGCTGATTCTAAAGCAGAATTACCTCCACCTACTGTGGCTACAATTTGACCCGAGAAAAGCGGGCCATCACAAACCGTACAATAAGAAACACCTTTATTTCTAAATTCTTTTTCGCCACTAATATTCAACTCACGAGAATGTACGCCCGTAGCCACCAAAACAGACTTAGCTTTTTCTTGGAAAACCGAGCCATCTGGGTTTTTGCCCGAAATTAAAAAACAATTGTTTTCTTTCCCACCTTCTGGGCGGACAAGTTTAATTTCGCTAACCCATTTGCCATCTTCTATCACCACATTGTTGGCCTTAGCATGTTCTTTAAACCTATCCGAGAGCTCCAAACCATCGGTATGTATAATACCGGGCCAGTTTTCTATTTCGCCCGAAGTTGCCACTTCACCACCCACATCCGCGCTTATTATTTTAAAATTCAAACGGCGCCTCGCGGCGTATATGGAAGCCGAAAGGCCAGCCGCCGAAGCGCCAATAATTATTAGATCGAACATAAATTATTTTAAACCTAAAAGCTGAGAAATTTTCGCCCTATCAAAACCAATAATTATTTTCCCATCTATATCTGTAACCGGCACACCTAATTGGCCAGTCTTTTGTATCATTTCCTCCCTAGCCTTAGCATCAGAAAAAACATCTAAATCTTGAAATTCAATATTATGCTCTCTTAAAAATTCCTTTTCGGCGTGGCAATAGGCGCAGGTTGGAGTTGAATAAATTTTTATATTCATCTGTAGATTATAAACCCTACGGGGCTTTTGAGTCTAGCTAACGATATTTAGCCTTAGCTAAATTATGTTCTTCAAAAGTAACAGAAAAAACTGTGGTTTTATCGGAACGTTTAGAAAGATAATAAAGATAATTGGATTTTTCTGGATACAGCGCGGCCTGCAAAGACACCAGCCCAGGGTTAGAAATTGGTGTGGGCGGTAAAATATTGTTTTTATACGTATTATATAAAGAATCTAGAGTATCAATATCCGATCTTTTTATGGGACGGCCTAGTTCGTAAACCAGCGTGGCGTCAACCTGAAGCGGCATACCTATGCTTAACCTTTTCCATAATACACCCGAAGCTATGGGCATATCGCTTGGCAAAACTTCTTCTTCTAAAATTGAGGCCATTTTTAAAACATCATAAAACTTTTTTCCAGAAACATCCCTTATATCTTTGGTTTTAGCATCAAACCTGTTTAACATCTTTATAACAATTTCTTGGGCATTGGCATCTTTAGAAAATCTGTAAGTATCGGGAAATAAGAAACCCTCTAGCGTATCATTTTTGGCCGGCGACAATTTGAGCCAATCAAAAGTCTCTGCTAAAGAAACAGCCTTAATTCTTGTTAGATCTTCAGCATCTTTAAAACCAGCTTCTTTTAATCTTTCGGTTATACCTTTTAAAGTTAGGCCTTCGGGAATAATAACAACTACCTCATCGCTGCCAAAAAGTGCTTCACCATTTTCTATTCTTGTTAAAATTTGGCGTAAATTTAAACCGGGTTCAAAAATATATTGCCCCGCTTTTAATGCAGCGTAACTGCCTCTATATATGGACGATACTATAAAAGAAAGCTTGCTTTTAATAATCCCAGCGGCTTCCAAATTACCAGCAATCTCTAATAAATTTTCGCCTTTATTAATAGCTATTTCTTTTTTACCATCTAAAAATTGAGGCGAAATAATTCTAGAAATTATATAAAAAGAAAAAAGAGTTAATGCTATTAACCCAAATATAATTAACCTAATATGTTTTAAATTTTTAAACATCACTTAAGGCACGGGCGGCAGGTCTCGAACCTGCAACCTCTTGTTTTGGAGACAAGCGCTCTACCAATTGAGCTACGCCCGTAAATTATTTGATTGCAACTGCCCCTTGTTTTATAAAAAAGGCCTGTGCCGTGGCTAAAAGCTGACGAGCCACCTCAACACTATGATACCTAACGGACACACAACCATTATAACCTTCTTTTATTCTCTTGCCAGTATTTGGCTTATTAAACGGTTTAATGAATTGTTTTAAAGGAATATCGGTTATATTTGACCAGAAATTCAACTGTCTATTTACATTGTGATATTCATGTAAATGAACACAAATTCTAAACTTTTCAGCGTCTATCTTAAATGATTTTCTAAACAAGTTTAAGAAAACTTTTACTAGCTGTGGATCCGAATTTGTAAAACGTACTCCAGAGTAATGATCTTTTCCTCCCTCGCACCAATAAATTAATGAGCAAAAAAGTCTTAATAAATTGGTATTATCTACATTTATAGTATCAACTTCATCGGTTGCTTTGGAGAGTAAAGAATTTATAATCCTTTGTGTTCTTGCCTTCTTGTTTTTTGCCGATGTAATTACTCCTAATCTAACCTTATTTAAAAGACGCAATTTTGATTTATCAGATAAATTCACATCTCGTACCCATTCCGAAACTCTACCCTTAGAAACACTCAGCTTATTATGAATCTCGCTTATAGAATAGCCCCTAGTACGCAGAGATAAAGCTTTTTCTTTTATCTTAATTGAATATGCCATAAAGGTTACATAACCTATTATAGCAGATTAATATTAAGAAACAAAACTACTTATTCTCCTTATGAGGGGTCTGCTTTCTGCACCATTTGCAACGCTTTTTAAGTTCTATCTTTTTTGTAACCTTCTTTTTATTCTTTCGTGTCCAATAATTGATACGTTTACAAATTGTGCAAGCTAATTTTATTAAACTTTCTTGACTCATATATAACCGACACTAATTACGAATAGACACGAACCTACGAATTTTATTTGGTCATTCGAGTGCATTCGCGTATTGGTGTCGCTTAGTTAACTTTAATCCATTTTCCGACCGTTTGATTATATTCCATAACTTCCTGTGGCTTATCTTTAAACCTATCTTCACCTGCTAATAAAGTATAACCCAAAGCCCCTGGC
This genomic stretch from bacterium harbors:
- a CDS encoding HisA/HisF-related TIM barrel protein, with product MNIIPAILEKEWLEVEKKIKLVDSLTEYIQLDISDGFFTPVETWNNPSDLSGLNLKSKIEVHLMVADPIAEIEKWQASPASRFVVQVESLKSGKPPRSATDKEIVLAFKVETPWAPYADMVQSAGRVLFLSVEAGYQGQEFNESVLEKIKTLKQVMPNVNIEVDGGINLENISKLKELGVDSAVVGSAIFESTDPKQMIERFKNIA
- a CDS encoding RpiB/LacA/LacB family sugar-phosphate isomerase, coding for MIYIGSDHRGYNLKEYLKGYLTAAKIPFKDLGNHKFDPEDDYPDFAFKVAERVAENVKENFGVMICGSGLGMVVAANKIKNIRAGLAVDEWFAKHGRENDNLNVLVLSADQTDFSLAERILKAFLVTRFINEEKYIRRVDKIEKKEEENFK
- a CDS encoding glyceraldehyde 3-phosphate dehydrogenase NAD-binding domain-containing protein; this translates as MRLAINGFGRIGRSFFRQAFNNSEIEIVAINDLGDIKNLAYLLRRDTIYGEYEKTVDVRSNQLVVDSHNIFVFSEKDPAKLPWQDLNIDIVVESTGVFNTSEKAKAHLDAGAKRVVITSPADANTPHILAGSNNDKLTRELNRITSDASCTTNAVVPVLDILQVNPGIRKAMLNTAHAYTASQSLVDGPGGGKDFLRGRAAAQNIVPSHTGAADAVIRSQPWLKDIFEAIAVRVPVIVGSLADLTFVAGRRTTVEEINDILRKAAKQPKWQGIFTVSEEPLVSSDIIKNPHASIADLTHTKVVGGDMVKVLAWYDNEWGYCGSLIKHILNLKGLL
- a CDS encoding FAD-dependent oxidoreductase, yielding MFDLIIIGASAAGLSASIYAARRRLNFKIISADVGGEVATSGEIENWPGIIHTDGLELSDRFKEHAKANNVVIEDGKWVSEIKLVRPEGGKENNCFLISGKNPDGSVFQEKAKSVLVATGVHSRELNISGEKEFRNKGVSYCTVCDGPLFSGQIVATVGGGNSALESAIMLSEIASQVYLINKNSYFKGEQVLIDKVSKNSKIEIVYEAMTSAVLGDSFVSALEYKNKSGETKKIEVKGIFVHIGQIPNSSFVSGVELDETKQIKVNLRGETNIAGLFAAGDVTNIPYKQIVIAAGQGVSALLSAVDYLNRNH
- a CDS encoding glutaredoxin domain-containing protein, with product MNIKIYSTPTCAYCHAEKEFLREHNIEFQDLDVFSDAKAREEMIQKTGQLGVPVTDIDGKIIIGFDRAKISQLLGLK
- the mltG gene encoding endolytic transglycosylase MltG, with translation MFKNLKHIRLIIFGLIALTLFSFYIISRIISPQFLDGKKEIAINKGENLLEIAGNLEAAGIIKSKLSFIVSSIYRGSYAALKAGQYIFEPGLNLRQILTRIENGEALFGSDEVVVIIPEGLTLKGITERLKEAGFKDAEDLTRIKAVSLAETFDWLKLSPAKNDTLEGFLFPDTYRFSKDANAQEIVIKMLNRFDAKTKDIRDVSGKKFYDVLKMASILEEEVLPSDMPIASGVLWKRLSIGMPLQVDATLVYELGRPIKRSDIDTLDSLYNTYKNNILPPTPISNPGLVSLQAALYPEKSNYLYYLSKRSDKTTVFSVTFEEHNLAKAKYR
- the rpmG gene encoding 50S ribosomal protein L33 encodes the protein MSQESLIKLACTICKRINYWTRKNKKKVTKKIELKKRCKWCRKQTPHKENK